In the Drosophila biarmipes strain raj3 chromosome X, RU_DBia_V1.1, whole genome shotgun sequence genome, one interval contains:
- the LOC108023282 gene encoding uncharacterized protein LOC108023282, with translation MVLLTAHIWQPWPSAVRFCLQFGSLLYITKQAFPSNKHRMALFEMKWLRRWVRRNTNPIPEHRAELWKRRLSIGYAVLAWQAFGLVCYMVYTGRNDWAKYYGYKTEEELALSPAQQFAKHLKVEGTGKIIRFSGLHKVEEVPFDASEVERVRE, from the coding sequence ATGGTCTTATTGACAGCCCACATCTGGCAGCCCTGGCCGTCAGCTGTTCGCTTTTGTTTACAATTTGGCTCGTTACTTTACATAACAAAGCAGGCATTTCCATCAAATAAACACCGAATGGCGCTGTTCGAGATGAAGTGGCTGCGCCGCTGGGTGCGACGCAACACCAACCCCATCCCGGAGCACCGGGCGGAGCTGTGGAAGCGGCGCCTGAGCATCGGCTACGCCGTCCTGGCCTGGCAGGCCTTCGGCCTCGTCTGCTACATGGTCTACACCGGGCGCAACGACTGGGCCAAGTACTACGGCTACAAGacggaggaggagctggcccTGTCGCCGGCGCAGCAGTTCGCCAAGCACCTGAAGGTCGAGGGCACCGGCAAGATCATCCGCTTCTCGGGCCTGCACAAGGTGGAGGAGGTGCCCTTCGACGCCAGCGAGGTGGAGCGGGTCAGGGAGTAG